From Enterococcus mundtii, the proteins below share one genomic window:
- a CDS encoding TetR/AcrR family transcriptional regulator, translated as MVHRYNKDTQEKILKEANRLFMSKGYQGTSTREIAKNAGITQPNLYHYFSDKEKLYCAVLEEHLSTVGTDLRAILEENKLDFKQSLTKMTKYLIDTHLLDLFMMHHDLKSNLSAETRNHLFTLWKKSYREPFEVIFSTNQSLMRAHVTTEMAAKHFFLLLAPYITESSNSLENPFSVERLIDLYLHGVVAD; from the coding sequence TTGGTCCATCGATACAATAAGGATACACAAGAGAAAATTTTAAAAGAAGCCAATCGTTTGTTTATGTCAAAAGGTTATCAAGGAACGTCAACACGTGAGATTGCTAAAAATGCTGGAATCACGCAACCAAATCTTTATCATTACTTTAGCGATAAAGAAAAGTTATATTGTGCAGTCTTAGAAGAGCATTTGAGTACTGTAGGGACAGACTTAAGAGCAATCTTAGAAGAGAACAAACTTGATTTTAAACAATCTTTGACTAAAATGACGAAGTATCTGATCGATACCCATCTTTTAGACCTATTTATGATGCATCATGATTTAAAATCAAACCTTTCTGCCGAGACACGAAATCATCTTTTTACCTTGTGGAAAAAAAGTTATCGTGAACCATTTGAAGTGATTTTTTCGACAAATCAATCTTTGATGCGCGCTCATGTTACGACAGAAATGGCTGCAAAGCACTTTTTTCTTCTATTAGCACCATATATCACCGAATCTTCTAATTCACTTGAAAACCCATTTAGTGTGGAACGACTGATCGATTTATACCTTCATGGGGTGGTAGCTGATTAA
- the zapA gene encoding cell division protein ZapA, translating to MAHEKTRYKAVIADQTYTIIGQESKQHMDMVTKLINEQLAELKELSPQLDNEQAAILLAVNAFSDQLKRQEKNLNLIKEVTELKQKMVRFTEMENRIKRIEAIENEARAVLKENGSDHKIKNHVEAQQILNEKRKGQIKQRSSN from the coding sequence ATGGCACATGAAAAAACACGCTATAAAGCGGTGATTGCGGACCAAACGTATACTATTATCGGGCAAGAATCAAAACAGCATATGGATATGGTCACAAAATTAATCAATGAACAATTAGCTGAACTGAAAGAATTGTCCCCTCAATTAGACAATGAACAAGCAGCTATTTTATTAGCAGTCAATGCATTTTCCGATCAATTGAAAAGACAGGAAAAAAATTTGAATTTAATAAAAGAAGTCACAGAACTGAAACAAAAAATGGTGAGATTCACAGAAATGGAAAATCGGATCAAACGAATCGAAGCGATTGAAAACGAAGCACGAGCAGTATTGAAAGAAAATGGAAGTGACCATAAGATCAAAAATCATGTGGAAGCACAACAGATTCTAAATGAAAAACGAAAAGGTCAAATCAAACAAAGATCTTCAAATTGA
- a CDS encoding ABC transporter permease, with the protein MFLALNEIIHSKLRYALVTGVMFLIAYLVFFLTGLAYGLAQDNRTAVDKWEADTIVLSKDANTNLGMSMITKKMAEEVKGDQVAYLAQTPGVVTSPDRPDADKVNVSFFGIDQNQFIMPNIVEGEEFQSNDEAVGDISLKEEYGLDIGDTIKLSGSDKTFKLTGFTENAKFNVSPVVYTTINAYQEIRFEKQDATDNARINAVVVRGDVESLPDDLEKISISTFINELPGYNAQVLTFGFMIGFLIVIAAIVIGIFIYVLTMQKINIFGVLKAQGVTGGFIARSVVAQTFLLSFFGVALGLFGTFVTSLVLPDAVPFQSNWLFFGVISVMMLIVAILGALFSVRTIVKIDPLKAIG; encoded by the coding sequence ATGTTTTTAGCATTAAATGAAATCATTCATTCAAAATTACGCTATGCCTTAGTGACAGGCGTCATGTTTCTAATTGCGTACCTTGTCTTTTTTTTGACAGGATTAGCCTATGGGTTGGCACAAGACAATCGAACTGCTGTAGATAAATGGGAGGCAGATACCATTGTTTTATCAAAAGACGCCAATACAAACTTAGGGATGTCGATGATCACGAAAAAGATGGCAGAAGAAGTGAAAGGTGATCAAGTAGCTTATTTAGCTCAAACACCTGGAGTAGTCACGAGTCCAGATCGTCCAGATGCTGATAAAGTCAATGTTAGTTTTTTTGGAATCGATCAAAACCAATTCATCATGCCGAATATCGTGGAAGGAGAAGAATTCCAGTCAAACGATGAAGCAGTCGGTGATATCAGTTTAAAAGAAGAATATGGCTTGGACATTGGAGATACGATCAAATTATCAGGAAGTGACAAGACATTTAAATTGACTGGATTTACGGAGAATGCCAAATTCAATGTCTCTCCTGTCGTTTATACAACGATCAATGCGTACCAAGAGATACGGTTTGAGAAACAGGACGCAACTGATAACGCTCGTATCAATGCAGTGGTCGTGCGAGGAGATGTGGAGAGTTTACCGGATGATTTAGAGAAAATCAGTATTTCGACATTCATCAATGAACTACCAGGATACAATGCACAAGTATTGACATTTGGTTTCATGATTGGCTTCTTGATCGTAATTGCAGCGATCGTGATCGGTATTTTCATCTATGTATTGACTATGCAAAAAATCAATATTTTTGGTGTACTGAAAGCCCAAGGAGTGACTGGTGGATTTATTGCACGTTCAGTAGTTGCACAAACGTTCTTACTTTCATTTTTCGGTGTTGCTCTTGGATTGTTTGGAACATTCGTTACTTCACTTGTTCTACCAGATGCTGTCCCGTTCCAAAGTAACTGGTTGTTTTTCGGTGTGATTAGTGTGATGATGTTGATCGTTGCTATTTTAGGGGCTCTCTTCTCTGTTAGAACGATCGTAAAAATTGATCCATTAAAAGCAATCGGATAG
- a CDS encoding glycosyl hydrolase family 18 protein, protein MKRIKSISLVALLFSSIVSMTLPAFNESPEVHAEEVRETQVAPYRNVMYYGDWSIWGGEGNFYPKDIPADQITHLNFAFLDFDSNGDLEFTDTDAAVGAPVGQTGVQWNSASSGILNAIQDLRGKNPNMKIGVSLGGWSKSGDFSEVAADPVKRQNLVENVTRFIKYTNMDFVDVDWEYPADVRQPDLVDNVNDEGTPYAVPEDKENYIILLNEIRESIDEQGEELGKTYELSVALPASQSKLSSGIDIDGLFEVVDFANIMTYDMNGGWGDRSGHHTALYGNPADPNYDQGLSVDQTVQFLRNEGAPAEKIVIGAAFYTRGWHEVAEGNNPLLPGLFQTAEQSNRNADLSATYGAKNKSPLVVGDGGRAGGVWPYRNIPDLISATSRLTEYWDDVAKAPYMYSTETGEFFSFDNVRSIGYKTQYVQEEQLGGMISWMQSQDKETTSTKRDELTNAIKEGLFGNTPLPQHEIVSTPLDISVDITPYTENNVSGYEITVTNNETLTESSTVLSAVEAAQKTVKLPKFTIDLNSNETLSAGNYKAGTVSMDNGTVTVDLSSVYDGREIAPGDSYDFRLQSDTSQVLVDHIDTITLSQRIGTEGIEINHQVIFGTEEPDPSDVEAPSIPTNVAATTITATEVTLNWMASTDNQRVAGYYVYRDGQLVGQPRTPTFTDTGLTPDTEYTYTVKAFDASSNVSAASQSVIVQTLEDSVPGYAAWGSGTVYLMGDRVTHLGNTYQAKWWTQGDEPGTQQWGPWELIN, encoded by the coding sequence ATGAAAAGAATTAAGAGTATTAGTTTAGTTGCTTTGTTATTTTCTTCGATTGTTTCAATGACTTTACCAGCATTTAATGAGTCACCAGAGGTTCATGCTGAAGAGGTGCGGGAAACTCAGGTCGCGCCTTATCGCAATGTCATGTACTATGGCGATTGGTCGATTTGGGGTGGAGAAGGAAATTTCTATCCTAAAGATATTCCAGCTGATCAAATCACTCATTTGAATTTTGCCTTTTTAGATTTTGATAGTAATGGCGATTTAGAATTTACAGATACGGATGCTGCTGTTGGTGCGCCTGTAGGACAAACAGGGGTTCAATGGAATTCAGCAAGCTCGGGTATCTTGAATGCGATCCAAGATCTACGTGGGAAAAATCCCAATATGAAAATTGGGGTCTCTTTGGGGGGCTGGTCTAAATCAGGTGATTTTTCTGAAGTAGCGGCTGATCCAGTGAAACGACAAAATCTAGTGGAAAACGTCACCCGATTCATCAAATATACGAATATGGATTTTGTTGATGTCGATTGGGAGTATCCTGCAGATGTTCGACAACCTGACTTGGTAGATAATGTCAATGATGAAGGAACGCCATATGCAGTACCTGAAGATAAAGAAAACTATATCATTTTGCTAAATGAGATTCGTGAGTCGATTGATGAACAAGGCGAAGAACTAGGCAAGACCTATGAATTATCAGTTGCGCTGCCTGCATCTCAAAGTAAATTATCTTCAGGGATAGACATTGATGGTTTATTTGAAGTTGTTGATTTTGCAAATATCATGACCTATGATATGAACGGTGGTTGGGGAGACCGCAGTGGACATCATACAGCGCTTTATGGGAATCCTGCTGATCCTAATTATGACCAAGGACTTTCGGTAGATCAAACGGTTCAGTTTTTAAGGAATGAAGGTGCGCCAGCTGAAAAAATCGTGATTGGGGCAGCTTTTTATACTCGTGGTTGGCATGAAGTAGCAGAAGGCAATAATCCGTTACTACCGGGATTGTTCCAAACGGCTGAACAGAGTAATCGAAATGCTGACCTATCGGCAACATACGGGGCAAAAAACAAAAGTCCATTAGTTGTAGGGGATGGTGGTAGAGCCGGTGGTGTCTGGCCTTATCGAAATATTCCAGATTTGATCAGTGCAACGAGTAGATTGACTGAATACTGGGATGATGTAGCGAAGGCCCCTTACATGTATAGTACAGAAACTGGCGAATTTTTCAGTTTTGATAACGTACGCTCGATCGGTTATAAAACACAATATGTACAGGAAGAACAATTAGGCGGTATGATTTCTTGGATGCAATCACAAGACAAGGAAACGACAAGTACAAAACGTGACGAATTGACGAACGCGATCAAAGAAGGCTTATTTGGGAATACACCATTACCACAGCACGAAATCGTTAGTACACCATTAGACATCTCTGTGGATATCACCCCTTATACAGAGAATAATGTAAGCGGGTACGAAATCACAGTTACAAATAATGAAACATTGACAGAATCATCTACTGTATTAAGCGCTGTTGAGGCTGCACAGAAAACAGTCAAGTTGCCTAAATTTACGATCGACTTGAATAGCAATGAAACATTAAGTGCAGGAAACTATAAAGCTGGAACTGTTTCTATGGATAATGGCACAGTGACAGTTGATCTATCTTCCGTTTATGATGGCAGAGAGATTGCGCCTGGGGATTCTTATGATTTCCGATTACAATCTGATACGTCACAGGTTTTGGTTGATCATATTGATACGATCACTTTAAGTCAACGAATTGGGACTGAAGGCATTGAAATCAATCACCAAGTGATCTTTGGTACAGAAGAGCCAGACCCATCAGATGTTGAGGCACCGTCGATTCCAACAAATGTTGCAGCGACAACGATCACTGCAACAGAAGTGACATTGAACTGGATGGCTTCGACCGATAATCAGCGAGTAGCAGGTTACTATGTTTACCGTGATGGACAATTAGTCGGACAACCAAGAACACCAACATTTACAGATACGGGATTAACACCTGATACAGAGTATACGTATACTGTCAAAGCATTCGATGCGTCAAGCAATGTTTCGGCTGCTAGTCAATCAGTGATCGTTCAAACCTTGGAAGACAGTGTGCCTGGATATGCGGCATGGGGTTCAGGAACAGTCTATCTTATGGGAGATAGAGTCACTCATCTAGGCAATACGTATCAGGCAAAATGGTGGACACAAGGCGATGAACCTGGAACTCAACAATGGGGACCATGGGAATTGATCAATTAG
- a CDS encoding PTS sugar transporter subunit IIB, producing MRILVSCANGSGTSLMMMRSVEKAMRELNITVSKIHHCPISEGKSSASQYDVVFTPLNFMPMFMQAIERGVTVVGIKNVMSPTEICEKFKETTLYKELKSKEN from the coding sequence ATGAGAATTTTAGTTTCATGTGCCAATGGTTCTGGTACAAGTTTAATGATGATGCGTAGTGTAGAAAAGGCAATGAGAGAATTAAATATTACAGTGAGTAAAATCCATCATTGCCCGATCTCTGAAGGTAAAAGTTCGGCAAGTCAATATGATGTTGTCTTTACGCCACTCAATTTTATGCCGATGTTCATGCAAGCAATTGAGCGAGGTGTGACGGTCGTGGGGATCAAAAATGTGATGTCACCTACTGAGATCTGTGAGAAATTCAAAGAAACAACATTGTACAAAGAATTGAAATCAAAGGAGAATTAG
- a CDS encoding L-ribulose-5-phosphate 3-epimerase → MARIGLYEKALPSGWSWQERLDAVKELGFDFLELSIDESEERLARLDWTNEQIAELKEAIASSGIAIHSLCLSGHRRFPFGSVDIKKQEKALCMMKKAIQLAYRLGIRIIQVAGYDVYYEKKSIETREAFIRGLRASIKEAAQFGIILSIEVMDDPFMNSIRKFMEIKKQLPSPYLQVYPDLGNLSAWPENNVAIELEQGIEYITSIHLKDTQPVTASSKGKFRDVPFGQGCVDFSGLFKTLKRVNYEGPFLIEMWSGQDQDYESQILQAKDYLLPKLKESGF, encoded by the coding sequence ATGGCGAGAATCGGACTTTATGAAAAGGCACTACCTAGCGGATGGTCGTGGCAAGAGCGGTTAGATGCAGTAAAAGAATTGGGGTTTGATTTTCTGGAATTATCGATTGACGAAAGCGAGGAACGATTGGCTCGTTTAGATTGGACGAATGAACAAATCGCTGAGTTAAAGGAAGCGATTGCGTCTTCGGGGATTGCTATCCATTCCCTTTGTTTGAGTGGACATCGGCGTTTTCCATTCGGCTCAGTAGATATCAAAAAACAAGAAAAAGCCTTATGTATGATGAAAAAGGCAATACAACTTGCGTATCGGTTAGGCATCAGGATCATACAAGTGGCGGGATACGATGTATACTATGAAAAAAAATCAATAGAGACAAGAGAAGCATTTATCAGAGGATTGCGTGCCAGTATCAAGGAGGCAGCACAGTTTGGGATAATCTTGTCGATTGAAGTCATGGATGACCCATTTATGAATTCCATTCGTAAATTCATGGAGATAAAAAAACAACTCCCTTCTCCTTATTTACAAGTGTATCCTGACTTAGGAAATCTATCAGCGTGGCCAGAAAATAATGTGGCGATTGAACTTGAACAAGGCATCGAATATATTACTTCGATCCACCTAAAAGATACGCAACCCGTAACAGCAAGTAGTAAAGGTAAGTTCAGAGACGTTCCGTTCGGTCAAGGTTGTGTGGATTTTTCTGGATTATTTAAAACATTGAAACGTGTAAATTATGAAGGGCCATTCTTGATTGAAATGTGGAGTGGTCAGGATCAGGATTATGAAAGTCAAATCTTACAGGCGAAAGATTATCTATTGCCAAAGTTAAAAGAATCGGGATTTTAA
- a CDS encoding 3-keto-L-gulonate-6-phosphate decarboxylase UlaD: MKRPKLQIALDHNTLASALADVKKIGEIVDVIEVGTILCLQEGSKPIECMRKMFPEKTIVADTKCADAGETVAGNVAQAGADFMTVICCASLATMQAAQKKVKALQVELYGEWTMEQAKKWREIGISQVVYHQSRDALLAGEVWGEKDLKLVQQLIDLGFQVSVTGGLSISTLALFQGMPIFHFIVGRGLTACADPIIQAQAFQNEIKRLWGE, translated from the coding sequence ATGAAACGACCAAAACTACAAATTGCTCTGGATCATAACACGTTAGCGTCTGCGTTGGCAGATGTGAAAAAAATTGGAGAAATCGTCGATGTGATCGAAGTAGGCACCATTCTTTGTCTTCAAGAAGGAAGCAAACCAATCGAATGTATGAGAAAAATGTTTCCAGAAAAAACGATCGTTGCGGATACAAAATGCGCCGACGCAGGAGAAACTGTGGCTGGGAATGTCGCGCAGGCTGGGGCAGATTTTATGACAGTGATCTGCTGTGCCTCCCTTGCTACCATGCAAGCCGCACAAAAGAAAGTCAAAGCGCTTCAAGTAGAATTATACGGAGAATGGACGATGGAACAAGCAAAAAAATGGCGAGAAATTGGGATTTCTCAAGTCGTCTATCACCAGAGTAGGGATGCTTTGTTAGCTGGGGAAGTTTGGGGAGAAAAGGATCTGAAGCTCGTCCAACAATTGATCGATTTAGGTTTTCAAGTATCAGTAACTGGTGGGCTGTCAATTTCAACGTTAGCCTTGTTCCAAGGGATGCCGATCTTTCATTTTATTGTCGGTCGAGGATTGACGGCATGTGCAGATCCGATCATACAAGCCCAAGCATTCCAAAATGAGATCAAGCGACTGTGGGGAGAATGA
- the rnhC gene encoding ribonuclease HIII: MSNIILKVTTNQMNKMKEAYRPFLVQKPIPYTLFSAKKNGTTITAYTSGKVMFQGTGAEQEAAKWGNPLTAKKATQTNSSSLPKDLQTLSVLGSDEVGNGSYFGPLTVCAAYVDQTQLKELRTLGVKDSKELKDGQIIQLAKVLKETIPYQLLVLPPKKYNEIQPTYNAVRMKVALHNQAIHLLLQKIAPVKPDAILIDQFTPEANFKKYARLEKNQLTEKLYFVTKGEQYHLAVAAASIISRASFLEELDKESAELGLTLPSGAGTKSDQVAATILKKGGEALLANYAKLHFANTEKAKKLVN, from the coding sequence ATGAGTAACATTATCTTAAAAGTAACGACAAATCAAATGAATAAGATGAAAGAGGCGTATCGCCCATTTCTAGTACAAAAACCGATTCCATATACTCTTTTTTCAGCAAAAAAAAATGGCACAACGATCACTGCCTATACTTCTGGAAAAGTGATGTTTCAAGGCACCGGCGCCGAACAAGAAGCAGCGAAATGGGGAAATCCACTTACAGCAAAAAAAGCGACACAAACTAATTCTTCTTCCTTACCCAAAGATCTACAAACACTATCTGTTTTAGGGAGTGACGAAGTCGGCAACGGTAGTTACTTTGGCCCACTGACTGTTTGTGCTGCCTATGTCGATCAAACACAATTGAAAGAATTACGCACGTTAGGCGTCAAAGATTCAAAAGAATTAAAAGATGGACAAATCATTCAATTAGCCAAAGTATTAAAGGAAACGATCCCATATCAATTACTGGTCTTGCCACCAAAAAAATACAATGAGATCCAACCTACGTATAATGCAGTGAGAATGAAGGTCGCTTTACACAATCAAGCTATCCACTTATTGTTACAAAAAATAGCACCAGTCAAGCCGGATGCTATTTTGATCGACCAGTTCACACCGGAAGCCAACTTTAAAAAATACGCGCGTTTAGAAAAAAATCAACTCACCGAAAAACTCTACTTTGTTACAAAAGGTGAACAATATCATTTAGCTGTTGCTGCCGCTTCGATCATTAGTCGCGCAAGCTTTTTAGAAGAGTTGGACAAAGAATCTGCTGAACTTGGTCTCACGCTTCCTTCTGGTGCAGGTACAAAATCCGACCAAGTCGCTGCAACGATTTTAAAAAAAGGTGGCGAAGCCTTGTTAGCAAACTATGCAAAATTGCATTTTGCGAACACAGAAAAAGCCAAAAAATTAGTCAACTAA
- a CDS encoding ABC transporter ATP-binding protein, whose product MKAIEFIDVEKSFKDGDQTVQALKKTNVSVDKGEFVAIIGPSGSGKSTFLTIAGGLQTPNKGTVKINGEDFSEQPEKKRVKLRFKEIGFILQASNLVPFLTVKKQLVLVDKIKHENRQEEAKELFQQLGVDKLLNKYPEDLSGGERQRVAIARALYNDPSIILADEPTASLDSEKAVEVVDILAKESKEKNKAIIMVTHDTRLIDRCDKVFMIEDGVFREKK is encoded by the coding sequence ATGAAAGCAATTGAATTTATAGATGTTGAAAAAAGTTTTAAAGATGGTGATCAAACCGTTCAAGCATTGAAAAAAACAAATGTCAGTGTTGATAAAGGGGAGTTTGTCGCAATCATTGGACCATCTGGTTCTGGAAAGAGTACCTTCTTAACGATTGCAGGCGGTTTACAGACACCAAATAAAGGAACTGTCAAAATCAATGGAGAAGATTTTAGTGAACAACCGGAGAAAAAACGAGTAAAATTACGGTTCAAGGAAATTGGATTTATTCTTCAAGCTTCCAATCTAGTTCCATTTTTGACCGTCAAAAAACAATTAGTATTGGTCGATAAGATCAAGCATGAAAATCGACAAGAGGAGGCGAAAGAATTATTCCAACAACTTGGTGTGGATAAACTCCTTAATAAGTATCCAGAAGATCTTTCGGGTGGGGAACGACAAAGAGTGGCAATTGCTCGAGCGCTATATAACGATCCTTCGATTATTTTGGCAGATGAGCCAACAGCTAGTTTGGATTCAGAAAAAGCAGTAGAAGTCGTAGATATTTTAGCGAAAGAATCCAAGGAAAAAAATAAAGCAATCATAATGGTCACTCATGATACCCGACTTATTGACAGATGTGATAAAGTATTTATGATAGAAGATGGTGTCTTCCGGGAAAAAAAATAA
- a CDS encoding glycosyl hydrolase family 18 protein yields the protein MKSVKKIGLAAMLFSSVVSTTLPTIGELSIVNAEEIQQTEQQATYRNVMYYGDWSIWGGEGNFYPKDIPADQLTHLNFAFLDFDSDGELVFTDADAATGAPVGLPGVQWNSASSGILNAIQDLRGKNPNMKIGVSLGGWSKSGDFSEVAANPTKRKNLVDNVAKFIKYTNMDFVDVDWEFPADVRQPDLVDNVNDEGTPNAKPEDKENYIKLLDEIRETIDKQGEELGKTYELSVALPAAQGKLDSGIDVKRLFDVVDFANIMTYDLTGAWSDTSGHHSALYGNPADPNYDEGFSVDQTVEYLREKGAASEKIVIGAAFYTRGWNEVAKGDNEEAPGLFQKAELSSQDADQTPSYGAKNKNPLKVGDGGRASGVWPYRDIETLLGDTSGLKEYWDDVAKAPFMYSETTGEFFTYENEKSVTYKAEYVKENQLGGIISWQQSQDKETTGTKRDELTNAIKEGLLGSEKLPEFEIKSTPLNVDVEISTYTQYGVSGYDVKITNNEKMEETSSVLKLVEFSQETIKLPKLVIPMATNEKLGAGDYKAGTVTNVDGAAIVDLSSVYDGKEIAPGASYEFRLSSNAAEADVAVDNIDSITLSQRIGDEGIEINKQVIFGEGSTTEPGTPDTEAPSVPTGLTASTIGETNVSLSWTKSTDDKGVAGYYVFRDGKQVGQSATTSFTDADLTADTEYSYTVKAFDRAGNVSEESKALVVKTLEKAPVDTEAPSIPLDLKASTIGEKNVSLSWTRSTDNVAVAGYYVFRDGKQVGQSATTSFADAGLTPNTEYSYTVKAFDAAGNVSEESKALVVTTLEETTPPAEGEWDANKVYDLGDVVTHKGNTYRAKWWTQGDEPGTEQWGPWELIG from the coding sequence ATGAAAAGTGTTAAAAAAATTGGGTTGGCAGCAATGTTATTTTCTTCTGTTGTCTCAACGACGCTTCCGACAATTGGGGAATTGTCTATCGTCAATGCAGAAGAAATCCAACAAACAGAACAACAAGCAACTTATAGAAACGTAATGTACTATGGTGACTGGTCGATTTGGGGCGGCGAAGGTAACTTTTATCCAAAAGATATCCCAGCAGATCAATTGACTCACTTGAATTTTGCCTTTTTAGATTTTGATAGTGATGGCGAACTAGTCTTTACTGATGCAGACGCAGCGACAGGCGCTCCTGTAGGATTACCGGGCGTACAATGGAACTCTGCTAGTTCTGGTATCTTAAATGCGATTCAAGATTTACGTGGAAAAAATCCAAACATGAAAATTGGTGTTTCATTAGGTGGTTGGTCTAAATCAGGAGATTTCTCTGAAGTAGCAGCAAACCCTACGAAACGTAAGAACCTTGTAGATAATGTAGCAAAATTCATTAAATACACAAATATGGACTTTGTCGATGTTGACTGGGAATTCCCGGCAGATGTACGTCAACCAGATCTAGTGGATAACGTAAATGACGAAGGAACACCAAATGCAAAACCTGAAGATAAAGAAAATTACATAAAATTATTAGATGAAATTCGCGAAACAATTGATAAACAAGGCGAAGAATTAGGGAAAACATATGAACTATCTGTTGCATTGCCAGCAGCTCAAGGTAAATTAGATTCAGGTATCGACGTGAAACGACTATTTGATGTTGTCGATTTCGCAAACATCATGACGTATGATTTAACTGGCGCATGGTCAGATACAAGTGGTCACCATTCAGCACTTTACGGAAATCCGGCTGATCCTAATTATGATGAAGGCTTCTCAGTAGATCAAACAGTAGAATACCTACGTGAGAAAGGTGCGGCGTCAGAAAAAATCGTTATTGGGGCAGCATTCTATACTCGTGGATGGAACGAAGTGGCAAAAGGGGATAATGAAGAGGCACCGGGATTATTCCAAAAAGCAGAATTATCAAGTCAAGATGCCGATCAAACACCAAGTTATGGAGCGAAAAATAAAAATCCATTAAAAGTAGGTGACGGTGGACGTGCTAGTGGTGTATGGCCATACCGTGATATTGAAACGTTACTTGGTGATACATCTGGATTGAAAGAGTATTGGGATGACGTAGCGAAAGCACCATTTATGTACAGTGAAACAACTGGTGAATTCTTTACTTACGAAAATGAAAAATCAGTGACTTATAAAGCTGAATATGTAAAAGAAAACCAACTTGGTGGAATCATTTCATGGCAACAATCACAAGACAAAGAAACAACTGGTACAAAACGTGATGAGTTGACCAATGCAATCAAAGAAGGATTGTTAGGTAGTGAGAAACTTCCAGAATTTGAAATCAAGAGTACACCATTGAATGTGGATGTTGAGATCTCAACTTATACTCAATATGGCGTTAGTGGTTACGACGTAAAAATTACCAACAATGAAAAAATGGAAGAAACTTCTTCTGTATTGAAATTAGTTGAATTTTCACAAGAAACAATCAAATTACCTAAACTAGTGATTCCAATGGCGACAAATGAAAAACTTGGCGCTGGCGATTACAAAGCAGGTACTGTAACAAATGTTGATGGCGCTGCAATCGTTGATTTGTCTTCTGTATATGATGGCAAAGAAATCGCACCAGGTGCATCTTATGAGTTCAGATTGAGTTCAAATGCTGCTGAAGCAGATGTCGCTGTTGACAATATCGACTCAATCACATTAAGCCAGAGAATTGGGGACGAAGGTATCGAAATCAATAAACAAGTGATTTTTGGTGAAGGTTCAACGACTGAACCAGGAACACCTGATACAGAAGCACCTTCAGTACCAACAGGACTTACAGCTTCAACAATCGGTGAAACAAACGTTTCTCTATCATGGACAAAATCAACTGACGACAAAGGGGTCGCAGGATACTACGTTTTCCGTGATGGCAAACAAGTTGGTCAATCAGCAACAACTTCATTTACTGACGCTGATTTAACTGCAGATACAGAATATTCATATACAGTAAAAGCATTTGACCGTGCGGGAAATGTTTCAGAAGAAAGTAAAGCATTAGTTGTTAAAACGTTAGAAAAAGCACCAGTAGATACAGAAGCACCTTCAATTCCATTAGACTTGAAAGCTTCAACGATCGGTGAGAAAAATGTATCATTGTCTTGGACTCGTTCAACTGACAATGTTGCAGTCGCAGGATACTATGTTTTCCGTGATGGCAAACAAGTTGGTCAATCAGCAACAACTTCATTTGCTGATGCTGGGTTAACACCGAATACGGAATACTCATATACAGTAAAAGCATTTGATGCAGCAGGAAATGTTTCAGAAGAAAGCAAAGCATTAGTTGTCACAACTTTAGAAGAAACAACTCCTCCAGCTGAAGGCGAATGGGATGCTAACAAAGTCTATGATTTAGGTGATGTAGTAACTCATAAAGGAAATACTTATCGTGCGAAATGGTGGACACAAGGTGATGAGCCAGGAACTGAACAATGGGGTCCTTGGGAATTAATTGGTTAA